From a region of the Halobacteriovorax sp. HLS genome:
- a CDS encoding DUF1499 domain-containing protein encodes MLKKISYILLFIIIAFLMRLYNLGLNSQKMSPTSLKENSSTLMKCTSELNCVKSSILTQENKIQNIVKVLASKPQYKVVKVEKNYLYFTDQSSIFGFVDDVEFLYEENLKKLHYKSSSRVGKSDLGANKKRIDRILQQIGL; translated from the coding sequence ATGCTTAAGAAGATTTCATATATTTTACTTTTTATCATTATTGCCTTTTTAATGAGGTTGTATAATCTTGGCCTGAACAGCCAAAAAATGTCGCCTACGAGTTTAAAGGAAAACTCATCTACATTAATGAAGTGTACGTCAGAGCTTAACTGTGTAAAAAGCTCTATTCTTACGCAGGAGAACAAAATCCAAAATATAGTAAAGGTACTAGCTTCAAAACCTCAGTACAAAGTAGTAAAGGTTGAGAAGAACTATCTGTATTTCACAGACCAGTCGTCTATTTTTGGATTTGTAGATGATGTAGAGTTTCTGTACGAAGAGAATTTGAAAAAACTACACTATAAATCATCTTCTCGCGTTGGTAAGAGTGACCTTGGAGCGAATAAGAAAAGAATCGATAGAATTCTTCAGCAAATAGGGCTATAA
- a CDS encoding sulfite exporter TauE/SafE family protein has translation MLGYFLATLIGLSLGMLGGGGSILTVPILVYVLKVDPKTSIALSLGIVGLTSVFGSIGHLKQKNVDFKVALIFAPFAMIGTVVGSQMSKFLSSNTQLLFFSIVMILASFMMLKERKNTSESSAEIKKSILIVIAVIVGVITGIVGVGGGFLIVPALVILGRVSMKKAVGTSLFVIFLNSTVGFISYLEQVSVDWKFFSLFSFFSIIGVFIGARTVQYIPQKVLKKSFAIFLITMGFFVLYKNLAI, from the coding sequence TCTATTTTGACCGTCCCAATACTCGTTTATGTCCTCAAGGTTGATCCTAAAACATCCATTGCTCTTAGTTTAGGCATAGTTGGACTCACAAGTGTCTTTGGTAGCATCGGACATTTAAAACAAAAGAATGTAGACTTTAAAGTTGCTCTCATCTTTGCTCCATTTGCAATGATAGGAACTGTTGTAGGCTCTCAAATGAGCAAATTTCTCAGTTCAAATACCCAACTTCTTTTTTTCTCAATAGTCATGATCCTTGCCTCGTTCATGATGTTAAAGGAGCGAAAAAATACTAGTGAATCTTCTGCAGAAATAAAGAAATCTATCCTAATTGTCATTGCAGTTATTGTTGGAGTCATTACTGGTATAGTAGGTGTGGGAGGAGGATTTCTTATCGTTCCGGCCCTCGTTATTCTTGGTAGAGTTTCAATGAAAAAAGCCGTTGGCACTTCCCTATTTGTAATATTTCTAAACTCAACAGTAGGCTTTATTAGCTACCTAGAGCAAGTCAGCGTGGATTGGAAATTCTTTAGTTTATTTTCTTTTTTCTCAATTATAGGTGTATTTATTGGAGCTAGAACAGTTCAATATATCCCACAGAAAGTTCTCAAGAAGTCTTTTGCTATTTTTCTAATTACCATGGGATTTTTTGTTCTTTATAAAAATTTAGCTATTTAA
- a CDS encoding ABC transporter substrate-binding protein codes for MKLFVFILFLSMSKTLALDIHLAVEDSWPPFADNSGQGISTEIVKAAFLDQGIKPKFKVVPYARALALTKDGGVDGCYNVTKQASTLKEYIFGEEVLLKAKASFFYRKGETFNYSKIEDLPAGSEIAIIRGYEYGEKFEKLKNRFRLIEVNSQKQIINMLITRRAESAIMFDEVAKYYTSRMNVSDLVIKSFVNHESDIYVAFSKKNKNSDLFAKKLDMGLRKLKKDGTYETFFK; via the coding sequence ATGAAACTATTTGTATTCATTCTTTTCTTATCAATGTCTAAGACATTAGCACTGGATATACATCTTGCTGTCGAAGATAGTTGGCCACCTTTTGCAGACAACTCAGGGCAGGGGATATCCACTGAGATTGTAAAAGCAGCTTTTTTAGATCAAGGAATTAAGCCGAAGTTTAAAGTTGTTCCATATGCTAGGGCCTTGGCCTTGACTAAAGATGGAGGAGTTGATGGTTGCTATAATGTAACAAAGCAAGCTTCAACATTGAAAGAATATATCTTTGGTGAAGAAGTACTATTAAAAGCAAAAGCTTCGTTCTTTTACCGTAAGGGTGAAACTTTTAATTATAGTAAGATTGAAGATCTTCCTGCGGGGTCTGAGATTGCTATCATACGAGGCTATGAGTATGGTGAAAAGTTTGAAAAGTTAAAAAATAGGTTTCGCTTAATTGAAGTAAACTCTCAAAAGCAAATTATTAATATGCTTATTACTAGAAGAGCTGAGAGCGCAATAATGTTTGATGAAGTTGCAAAGTACTATACTTCTAGAATGAATGTCAGTGATTTAGTTATAAAAAGTTTTGTAAATCATGAGAGTGATATTTATGTGGCCTTCTCTAAGAAGAATAAGAACTCAGACTTATTTGCAAAAAAACTAGATATGGGCCTTCGCAAGCTTAAGAAAGATGGCACATATGAGACGTTTTTTAAATAG